One part of the Phragmites australis chromosome 3, lpPhrAust1.1, whole genome shotgun sequence genome encodes these proteins:
- the LOC133913194 gene encoding BTB/POZ domain-containing protein At1g63850-like — protein MSLRKRQRSASSSRLSAFASPPSPPPASSASSPASLSFPNADLLLRLHLEPSSPDDAEAEPDTDPRAAATPSLDLHVSSASLLRSRYFAALLSDRWSSSSATPGRLSLAVPAASSCCCARPFHAHVEVLRLLHTLDFAGAIRSPADALDLLPIALQLLFDACVEACVRFLEAVPWSEEEEARVVDLAPLLPADESADLLARVSPPPTAAGPSSAAGEAARSPSEAMLHGLIHSAIHGHPVHAATKAFVAMLLKDYPSRDCVHKVLDEAFLSRLETVKDLMGKYASPDFRVAVDSDEREAIQRLNLQSAVLNVKHLYWLIERMVDLMVADNAVKLWSDQAALATDLQKLLNDADMWRNMTPGLPMLVTRCTLRLANSVVTGETLVSRQVRMKLVRSWLPVLNVCRDIVQPMHFHKSSNCQELEEVFLQIISTLPVPEAQELLQQCLGFSTRNVDDCPHLVAAFKTWFRRAGRAPQGREN, from the exons ATGTCCCTCCGCAAGCGCCAGCGCTCGGCGAGCAGCTCCCGCCTCTCCGCCTTCGCCTCGCCGCCCTCCCCTCCGCCTGCCTCCTCTGCCTCATCCCCTGCCTCGCTCTCCTTCCCCAacgccgacctcctcctccgcctccacctcgaACCCTCCTCCCCAGACGACGCCGAGGCTGAACCCGACACCGACCCTCGCGCCGCCGCGACCCCCTCTCTCGACCTGCACGTCTCAtccgcctccctcctccgctCCCGCTACTTTGCCGCTCTCCTCTCCGACCGCtggtcctcctcctcagccACTCCCGGTCGCCTTTCCCTCGCCgtgcccgccgcctcctcctgctgctgcgcCCGCCCGTTCCATGCCCACGTCGAGGTGCTCCGTCTCCTCCACACTCTCGACTTCGCGGGTGCCATCCGCTCCCCGGCCGACGCGCTCGACCTCCTCCCCATCGCGCTCCAGCTCCTCTTCGACGCCTGCGTCGAGGCATGCGTCCGCTTCCTCGAGGCCGTGCCCTGgtctgaggaggaggaggcccgcgtCGTCGACCTCGCGCCGCTCCTCCCCGCCGATGAGTCCGCCGACCTGCTCGCGAGGGTCTCCCCTCCCCCCACCGCTGCTGGCCCCTCTTCCGCGGCGGGGGAGGCCGCCAGGTCGCCCTCCGAGGCGATGCTGCACGGCCTGATCCACTCCGCCATCCACGGCCACCCCGTCCATGCCGCCACCAAGGCGTTCGTCGCGATGCTCCTCAAGGACTACCCGTCCCGGGACTGCGTCCACAAGGTGCTCGACGAGGCGTTTTTGTCGCGCCTGGAGACCGTCAAGGATCTCATGGGGAAGTACGCTAGCCCGGACTTCAGGGTCGCGGTGGACAGCGACGAACGCGAGGCGATACAGAGGCTGAACTTACAGTCTGCGGTCTTGAATGTGAAGCACCTGTATTGGCTCATCGAGAGGATGGTTGATCTCATGGTGGCCGATAACGCGGTGAAGCTGTGGAGTGACCAGGCTGCCCTGGCTACTGATTTGCAGAAGTTGCTGAATGATGCGGACATGTGGAGGAACATGACACCCGGGCTTCCGATGCTTGTGACCAGATGCACGCTCAGGCTTGCCAATTCAGTCGTAACTGGAGAGACTCTGGTATCTCGGCAG GTGAGGATGAAGCTCGTCAGAAGCTGGCTTCCTGTCCTAAACGTCTGCCGGGACATAGTCCAACCTATGCATTTCCATAAATCATCGAACTGccaagagctggaggaggtaTTTCTTCAGATCATCTCCACATTACCCGTCCCGGAAGCTCAGGAGCTGCTGCAACAATGCCTCGGGTTCTCGACTCGCAATGTAGACGACTGCCCACATCTGGTTGCCGCGTTCAAGACGTGGTTCAGGCGAGCTGGTCGGGCTCCTCAAGGCAGGGAAAATTGA
- the LOC133913195 gene encoding uncharacterized protein LOC133913195: protein MDILDHSDDEEEQSRYATTTSRPGSRFGARRLKQRSGSRQRLLLMDCVGSNGNGNGDGASEETVPLPEYERLSQSARLPDDLDPNTKNLPPLPEQQQKPAKQGASPPQPPPPPPPPTQQQKPAAWRLIEYVRSRHRSAGAGAAAGCGAGSDGDSKSSDGEKEGSEDGGEEGKDKKKKKKRSSWLPDPDRRWPVQGFY from the coding sequence ATGGACATCCTGGATCACTcggacgatgaggaggagcaaaGCCGAtacgccaccaccaccagcaggcCAGGATCAAGGTTCGGCGCGCGGCGGCTGAAGCAGAGGTCCGGCAGCCGTCAGCGCCTGCTGCTCATGGACTGCGTTGGCAGCAACGGCAACGGCAACGGCGACGGCGCGTCAGAGGAGACCGTGCCGCTGCCGGAATACGAGCGTCTGTCCCAGTCCGCACGTCTCCCAGATGACCTCGACCCCAACACCAAGAACCTGCCTCCGCTGccagagcagcagcagaagccgGCCAAGCAGGGAGCGTCCCCGCCgcagcctccgccgccgccgccgccgccaacgcAGCAGCAGAAGCCGGCGGCGTGGAGGCTGATCGAGTACGTGCGGTCCAGGCACAGGTCGGCCGGCGCCGGGGCGGCCGCTGGGTGCGGCGCCGGGTCGGACGGCGACTCCAAGAGCTCCGACGGGGAGAAGGAGGGCAGCGAGGACGGTGGCGAGGAGgggaaggacaagaagaagaagaagaagcggtCTTCGTGGCTGCCGGACCCCGATCGCCGGTGGCCGGTGCAGGGCTTCTACTAG
- the LOC133913196 gene encoding phosphatidylinositol transfer protein PDR17-like isoform X1, with protein MFRKKHASHFNSNDAEQREAKINELKAVLGPLSACGEKYRSEACLTRYLEARNWNVAKSRKMLEESLKWRAAYRPEDIRWLDVSVEAETGKMYRASFRDREGRTVVVMKPAKQNTSSHEGQIRFLVYVLENVILSLPEGQEKMVWLIDFTGWTMANATPMKTARESANILQNHYPERLAFAFLFNPPKVFEAFYKVVKIFLDPKSIEKLNFVYLKDEESMKLMHKYIDPEVLPVEFGGKNSVVYNHEEYSKMMMNDDIKTTSLWAADAKTDHANHVINGSLVPEVTPQSSLIAAKAS; from the exons ATGTTTAGGAAAAAGCATGCCTCTCATTTCAATTCAAATGATGCTGAGCAGCGAGAAGCAAAG ATCAATGAACTGAAAGCTGTACTTGGGCCTTTGTCTGCCTGCGGTGAGAAGTACCGCAGTGAAGCATGCTTGACAAGGTATCTAGAAGCCCGTAACTGGAATGTTGCTAAGTCGAGAAAGATGTTGGAAGAAAGTCTCAAGTGGAGGGCAGCTTACAGGCCAGAGGATATTCGCTGG CTTGATGTTTCTGTTGAAGCGGAAACGGGTAAAATGTACCGGGCAAGTTTTCGAGATAGAGAGGGGAGAACTGTTGTCGTTATGAAACCTGCAAAGCAG AATACATCATCCCATGAAGGGCAGATACGGTTTCTTGTATATGTTTTGGAGAATGTGATCCTCAGCCTGCCTGAAGGTCAAGAGAAAATGGTATGGTTGATAGACTTCACAGGATGGACGATGGCAAATGCCACGCCCATGAAGACTGCCAGAGAAAGTGCAAATATTCTGCAAAATCATTACCCTGAGAGGCTGGCCTTTGCATTTCTATTTAATCCCCCAAAAGTATTTGAGGCTTTTTATAAG GTCGTCAAAATTTTCCTTGACCCGAAATCAATCGAGAAGTTAAACTTTGTATACCTGAAGGATGAGGAGAGCATGAAGCTGATGCACAAGTACATTGATCCAGAGGTCCTTCCTGTAGAATTTGGGGGGAAGAACAGTGTGGTGTATAACCATGAGGAGTActccaagatgatgatgaatgaTGACATCAAAACAACAAGTTTGTGGGCTGCTGATGCAAAAACTGACCATGCTAACCATGTCATCAATGGGAGCTTGGTTCCTGAGGTTACACCGCAGTCGTCACTGATTGCTGCTAAAGCCAGTTGA
- the LOC133913196 gene encoding phosphatidylinositol transfer protein PDR16-like isoform X2, translating to MLEESLKWRAAYRPEDIRWLDVSVEAETGKMYRASFRDREGRTVVVMKPAKQNTSSHEGQIRFLVYVLENVILSLPEGQEKMVWLIDFTGWTMANATPMKTARESANILQNHYPERLAFAFLFNPPKVFEAFYKVVKIFLDPKSIEKLNFVYLKDEESMKLMHKYIDPEVLPVEFGGKNSVVYNHEEYSKMMMNDDIKTTSLWAADAKTDHANHVINGSLVPEVTPQSSLIAAKAS from the exons ATGTTGGAAGAAAGTCTCAAGTGGAGGGCAGCTTACAGGCCAGAGGATATTCGCTGG CTTGATGTTTCTGTTGAAGCGGAAACGGGTAAAATGTACCGGGCAAGTTTTCGAGATAGAGAGGGGAGAACTGTTGTCGTTATGAAACCTGCAAAGCAG AATACATCATCCCATGAAGGGCAGATACGGTTTCTTGTATATGTTTTGGAGAATGTGATCCTCAGCCTGCCTGAAGGTCAAGAGAAAATGGTATGGTTGATAGACTTCACAGGATGGACGATGGCAAATGCCACGCCCATGAAGACTGCCAGAGAAAGTGCAAATATTCTGCAAAATCATTACCCTGAGAGGCTGGCCTTTGCATTTCTATTTAATCCCCCAAAAGTATTTGAGGCTTTTTATAAG GTCGTCAAAATTTTCCTTGACCCGAAATCAATCGAGAAGTTAAACTTTGTATACCTGAAGGATGAGGAGAGCATGAAGCTGATGCACAAGTACATTGATCCAGAGGTCCTTCCTGTAGAATTTGGGGGGAAGAACAGTGTGGTGTATAACCATGAGGAGTActccaagatgatgatgaatgaTGACATCAAAACAACAAGTTTGTGGGCTGCTGATGCAAAAACTGACCATGCTAACCATGTCATCAATGGGAGCTTGGTTCCTGAGGTTACACCGCAGTCGTCACTGATTGCTGCTAAAGCCAGTTGA